A single Cannabis sativa cultivar Pink pepper isolate KNU-18-1 chromosome 7, ASM2916894v1, whole genome shotgun sequence DNA region contains:
- the LOC133039743 gene encoding uncharacterized protein LOC133039743: MQHIDAAMHMLRRRHTDYPLTFSQKGIILSTFVTAMMSSAWTSHKGPRKNFRWEDYILDYCRGAHKSQVFERWRGNEFIYFVLNLPEARHWVTVEVDIELWKINVYDCDSSVCHWTALEPILKVWAELLPSLILATGEFPHNNQIMALANCDITVLPKMHATRATHDLVPKSATSGDCGVYCIEYVEHLMMQRGLTDGIYF, from the exons ATGCAACATATAGATGCAGCAATGCATATGCTGAGGAGGCGACACACCGACTATCCACTGACATTTTCTCAGAAGGGTATCATTCTCTCCACATTCGTGACCGCCATGATGAGCAGTGCATGGACGAGCCACAAGGGTCCGAGGAAAAACTTTAGATGGGAGGATTATATCCTGGACTACTGCAGAGGGGCtcataag tcccaagtctttgagagatggaggggtaacgagtttatttacttcgttctgAACCTTCCCGAGGCAAGGCACTGGGTCACAGTTGAAGTCGACATAGAgctgtggaaaattaatgtctacGACTGTGATTCCAGCGTCTGTCATTGGACCGCCTTGGAACCCATCCTGAAGGTTTGGGCAGAACTGCTGCCCTCGCTAATCCTTGCAACCGGGGAATTTCCACATAACAACCAGATCATGGCGTTAGCTAACTGTGACATCACGGTGCTTCCAAAAATGCACGCGACTCGAGCCACTCACGACTTAGTTCCGAAGTCAGCAACCAG tggtgattgtggcgtctattgcattgagtatgtggagcatctcatgatgcaGCGTGGATTGACCGAT ggaatctacttttga